AGGAACTAAGCCTAGTTATAGTGAATAGGAGAAGGTCACTTATAGTAGACTTCAACGATCTCCTACTCTACGATAAGCAATTGGCCGACTACTTAATTGAGAAGCCTGACTTAGTGATTGAAAGCGCCTCAGAGGCTGTTGGTAGGTTAATAGCGGAAAAGGATCCGGAATACGCCAAGCTTGTTCCAAGATTCCACGCCAGGTTTAGGTTAAGCCCCATGGAGAGGATGAGCATTAGGAGGCTTAGAAGCGAGCACTTGGGTAGGTTCGTTTCAATTGAGGGTATTGTACTCAGGCAGACGCCACCAATGCATTATGTAAGGATGGCTAAGTTCAGGTGTAATCAATGCGGGTACGAGGTTACGGTAACCACAGACACCTACACTTCACTTCAACCACCTAAGAAATGCCCCCAATGTGGTGCAGTGAACTCAATGGTGTTCATAACTGAGGAATCAGTGATAACTGACTGGCAGAAAATACTTGTTCAGGAGAAACCTGAGGAAACTCCATCTGGGCAATTACCAAGAAGCATTGAAGCTGTCTTAACAGATGACCTGGTTGATACTGTAAAGCCTGGTGATAGGGTTATGTTGAGTGGTGTGCTTGAGATAAACCTATTTGAGCCTAGGAGGGGTAAGTTACCGGTCTTCTCAAGGCTCATTAACGTTAATTACATTGAAAGCCTACAGAAGGAATTCGCTGAAATAGAAATAACACCTCAGGATGAGCAGGAGATAAGGAGGCTTGCCATGCTTCCTGATGTTAGGGAGAGGATTATTGCATCAATAGCTCCCTCAATATATGGCCTTGATGACGTTAAGGAGGCTATAGCCTGCCTACTCTTCGGTGGGGTACCTAAGGAATTACCTGATGGAACAAGGATAAGAGGCGACATTCACGTTCTACTGGTTGGTGATCCAGGTACAGCTAAGTCACAGTTGCTTAAGTATGTTGCAAGGATAGCGCCTAGGGCAGTCTACACTACTGGTAAGGGGTCTACGGCGGCTGGGTTAACTGCTGCTGTTGTTAGGGATGGGTTAACGGGTGAATTTTACCTTGAGGCTGGTGCACTCGTTTTAGCTGACATGGGGGTGGCTGTGGCTGATGAGATCGATAAGATGGATGCTAAGGATAGGGTGGCTATGCATGAGGCTATGGAGCAGCAGACAGTGTCAATAGCGAAGGCTGGAATATTAGCTACACTCAACGCTAGGGCAAGCGTGCTTGCTGCCTCAAACCCAGCCTTTGGTAGGTACTTGCCTAATAGGACCGTGGCCGAAAACGTGGACTTACCTGTGACTCTACTG
This genomic stretch from Caldivirga sp. harbors:
- the mcm gene encoding minichromosome maintenance protein MCM produces the protein MSSEELLQLSRDELVNRVEKFLRQVEKYDEELSLVIVNRRRSLIVDFNDLLLYDKQLADYLIEKPDLVIESASEAVGRLIAEKDPEYAKLVPRFHARFRLSPMERMSIRRLRSEHLGRFVSIEGIVLRQTPPMHYVRMAKFRCNQCGYEVTVTTDTYTSLQPPKKCPQCGAVNSMVFITEESVITDWQKILVQEKPEETPSGQLPRSIEAVLTDDLVDTVKPGDRVMLSGVLEINLFEPRRGKLPVFSRLINVNYIESLQKEFAEIEITPQDEQEIRRLAMLPDVRERIIASIAPSIYGLDDVKEAIACLLFGGVPKELPDGTRIRGDIHVLLVGDPGTAKSQLLKYVARIAPRAVYTTGKGSTAAGLTAAVVRDGLTGEFYLEAGALVLADMGVAVADEIDKMDAKDRVAMHEAMEQQTVSIAKAGILATLNARASVLAASNPAFGRYLPNRTVAENVDLPVTLLSRFDLIFIIRDEPNVDRDRAVAEHVAKLHSGELTQGFRNMIRVDLLRKYIAYARKYVKPVLTPEAKDRIVGFYTQMRAKSTQEAGSPVAITARQLEALIRLTEAEAKMRLSSIATAEDAERAIRLFMRFLQSVGIDMETGNIDIDVIMTGKPRSQQEKIALLMSLIAKLEQINNNKPIKVDELYREAENEGLDRATVDKILSILKSNGEIYMPKQGYVKRTV